In one Cryptococcus deuterogattii R265 chromosome 11, complete sequence genomic region, the following are encoded:
- a CDS encoding cystathionine gamma-synthase gives MPTSVVNLPAPIPLGCSVPVLTAHAISVSLPTWEDNVGYEEGDKRVVDRMETGYPRFFIHRSIQKLAALCLVKFGQPNELCILLPTPRVATAGRDFLAAQDPPIQSRTVEFVICPSSKSLTDPSSAKSLGIDCIELQILLFDKDKWPYGKAFWQHTGDGITSRMAERALSFLGETPAGVQPRAPSPPTLERPASKAPSSRNRHYSKRTGSVPPTPTTPSESPYSTPQSSTILENPPVDSITDENLTSDLTTYLEERYGRNLPLFNAPLAKQALKRRIAGGLLPSDEDYGKIEDVARGAGSGKKAVTEKNVYLYPCGMSAIWHAHDISRIARKLQGEAEGKSVCYGFPYTDTLKILNKWGPGCHFLGIGGSDDINALEKILVEIEQNPNEPRILALFCEFPSNPLLRSPDLIRIRELADKYGFFIVVDETIGNFINVEVVTYADIVVSSLTKIFSGDANVMGGSLILNPNGPHYDTLKAAQSSVYEDYYYPEDAVYMERNSRDYRARIKKVNDNAYAVCDFLHKRSLDDESTPAEGKVLKKVYYPRYITPETYAQAQRHPTLGKGGYGGLFSLTFTSLAASRAFYDAIGCAKGPSLGTSFTLASPYTILAHYLELDWAAGYGVEKGLVRISVGQEDQSVLKTWFETALAAGEAAGRAENEAQKA, from the exons ATGCCCACATCAGTTGTTAACCTTCCAGCGCCCATCCCTCTCGGTTGTTCTGTTCCTGTTCTCACCGCTCATGCCATCTCTGTGTCCCTTCCCACTTGGGAGGACAATGTCGGATACGAAGAGGGCGACAAACGGGTAGTCGACAGAATGGAGACTGGTTACCCTCGATTCTTTATTCACCGTAGCATTCAAAAG CTCGCTGCACTGTGTCTTGTCAAATTCGGTCAGCCTAACGAACTTTGTATTCTCTTGCCCACTCCTCGAGTCGCAACCGCAGGTCGCGATTTCCTCGCAGCTCAAGATCCTCCTATCCAGTCTCGAACGGTTGAGTTCGTTATCTGTCCTTCCAGTAAATCCCTCACCGACCCATCGTCTGCCAAATCTCTGGGGATAGACTGTATCGAGCTTCAAATCCTTTTGTTCGATAAGGATAAGTGGCCTTATGGTAAAGCATTCTGGCAGCACACCGGTGATGGTATCACGTCACGTATGGCTGAAAGGGcactctctttcctcggTGAGACACCAGCTGGTGTTCAGCCCAGagctccttctccgccaaCCTTGGAAAGGCCCGCGAGCAAGGCTCCCAGTTCAAGGAACAGACATTACTCTAAGAGGACTGGTTCCGTACCGCCTACCCCGACTACACCTAGCGAATCACCCTACAGCACCCCTCAATCCTCTACGATTCTCGAAAATCCTCCAGTCGATTCTATCACTGATGAAAACCTAACCTCTGATTTGACAACTTATCTCGAAGAACGATACGGGCGTAACCTCCCTTTGTTCAACGCTCCTCTTGCCAAGCAAGCTCTCAAGCGTCGAATTGCTGGAGGATTGTTGCCTAGTGACGAGGATTATGGCAAGATCGAGGACGTTGCTCGAGGTGCCGGCTCGGGAAAGAAGGCTGTGACTGAGAAAAATGTGTATCTTTATCCCTGTGGAATGAGCGCCATCTGGCACGCGCATGACATTTCGAGAATTGCGCGAAAGCTTCAAGGCGAGGCTGAGGGGAAAAGTGTCTGCTACGG TTTTCCGTACACTGACACTCTAAAGATTCTTAACAAATGGGGACCTGGTTGCCACTTCCTCGGCATCGGTGGATCCGACGACATCAATGCCCTTGAGAAGATCCTTGTGGAGATCGAACAAAATCCGAACGAACCCCGTATCCTCGCTTTATTCTGTGAATTCCCATCTAATCCCTTGCTTCGAAGTCCAGATCTCATTCGCATCAGAGAGCTTGCGGACAAGTATGgtttcttcatcgtcgttGATGAAACTATCGGTAACTTCATCAATGTCGAGGTTGTCACGTATGCGGATATTGTGGTCAGCAGTTTGACTAAGATTTTCAGTGGTGATGCCAACGtgatgggaggaag TCTTATTCTTAACCCTAACGGCCCTCATTACGACACTCTCAAGGCCGCTCAGTCTTCGGTATACGAAGATTATTATTATCCTGAAGATGCAGTTTATATGGAACGCAACTCTCGTGACTACCGCGCGCGTATCAAGAAAGTTAACGATAACGCGTACGCCGTCTGCGATTTCCTTCACAAACGGTCCCTGGACGACGAGTCAACACCTGCTGAAGGCAAAGTATTGAAGAAGGTATACTATCCACGGTACATCACACCTGAGACTTATGCTCAGGCTCAGCGACATCCCACGCTCGGCAAAGGCGGGTATGGTGgtcttttctctttgacATTCACCTCGCTTGCTGCATCCAGAGCGTTCTATGATGCTATCGGATGTGCAAAGGGTCCATCATTGGGGACGAGCTTTACACTTGCTTCTCCATACACCATCTTGGCACACTACCTTGAATTGGATTGGGCGGCTGGTTACggtgtggagaagggattgGTAAGAATCAGCGTGGGGCAGGAAGACCAATCAGTGTTGAAGACGTGGTTTGAAACGGCATTAGCAGCAGGTGAGGCAGCAGGCAGGGCAGAAAACGAAGCGCAAAAGGCGTAG
- a CDS encoding CAMK/CAMKL protein kinase — MEATHTPRSVLTHIGSWKLGKTLGRGAYAHVRLATHKNGHQAACKILPALHKDPGVPVTWDETIDAVEAHKEVVLLKALCGAGMEGVAGLEGVIEEGGWTYVFLTLYPCSISSLSKPWSLDAVVIFFRQLLHTVRNLHQLNVSHEDIKRSNILVDSQGFPMLVDFGFSHFKADGGYVKSAGGTLDYSSPEKIADKRYDPKANDVWALGILLTKVLCIQHPYAHSYADDPSTAVKLRILTGDAKFHWKPDQLVPGGVAELVMGMLERDPQQRWTTTRILRHPCLRTTYPDPKPFQLPSYEPTLLHRPSQSVIEDVCFLAYLNGEFALCETSLRIEERLEGKEPCWEKRWAGMLGSWSQRAEMDWQDIPTAITPLLKSRSSFTRVNGPPRAKRVENPKGGILKEIHLLPNERAPTSLGSNEDIKRGIRPVRSRLYNMQTKEGAQNLLEKFVPEDLMATANNQASKAKSSIVRIKKTKAKQKSKAHFKIFNSDTEDSGKEDEVLEKWQNQRGPRNLDKTGAKKPVAGKSAISAALVTTEGSITSLADEQMKGLFLSKPDPPQAKRRSPRLQEEQRIDFN; from the exons ATGGAAGCAACCCACACCCCTCGAAGTGTACTAACTCATATAGGCAGTTGGAAGTTGGGTAAGACACTGGGTAGAGGTGCATACG CCCATGTCCGTCTCGCCACTCATAAAAATGGACATCAAGCAGCTTGCAAAATCCTCCCAGCATTGCATAAAGATCCCGGTGTCCCGGTGACTTGGGATGAGACGATCGACGCGGTTGAAGCTCACAAAGAAGTAGTATTGCTCAAGGCTCTTTGTGGAGCAGGCATGGAAGGTGTCGCCGGATTGGAAGGAGTGatagaagaaggtggtTGGAC TTATGTTTTCCTCACGCTTTATCCGTGCTCCATATCATCCCTTTCAAAGCCTTGGTCTCTAGATGCCGttgtcatctttttccGCCAGTTGCTCCACACTGTTCGTAACCTGCACCAACTTAATGTCAGTCACGAAGATATCAAGAGGTCCAATATACTTGTAGATTCCCAAGGTTTCCCTATGCTTGTCGATTTTGGGTTTTCCCATTTCAAAGCAGACGGAGGTTATGTCAAGAGCGCTGGCGGAACTCTAGATTACTCAAGTCCGGAGAAAATTGCC GACAAACGTTACGATCCCAAAGCTAATGATGTTTGGGCTCTGGGTATTTTACTCACCAAGGTCCTCTGCATACAGCATCCGTACGCACACTCGTATGCCGATGACCCTAGCACGGCTGTCAAGCTTCGTATATTGACAGGTGATGCGAAGTTCCATTGGAAACCTGATCAACTCGTTCCAGGTGGCGTTGCTGAACTCGTAATGGGAATGTTGGAGCGTGACCCTCAGCAGCGCTGGACA ACAACGCGGATACTCAGACACCCATGTCTCCGAACGACATACCCAGATCCAAAGCCTTTCCAGCTCCCTTCATATGAGCCTACGCTTTTGCACAGGCCATCACAGAGTGTCATTGAAGATGTCTGCTTTTTAGCCTACCTAAACGGCGAATTCGCGCTTTGCGAGACTTCTTTGAGAATAGAAGAGCGTCTAGAAGGCAAAGAGCCATGTTGGGAGAAACGATGGGCAGGGATGTTGGGATCCTGGTCACAAAGAGCGGAAATGGACTGGCAGGACATACCTACTGCTATCACCCCCCTTCTCAAATCTAGAAGCA GTTTTACTCGTGTCAATGGCCCTCCGAGGGCCAAAAGGGTAGAAAACCCCAAAGGGGGAATTTTAAAGGAAattcatctccttcccaaC GAGCGAGCTCCCACCTCGTTAGGGTCAAATGAAGACATTAAAAGAGGAATTAGACCCGTCCGCTCGCGGCTTTATAATATGCAAACTAAAGAAGGCGCTCAGAATCTCTTG GAGAAATTTGTGCCAGAGGACTTGATGGCTACTGCTAACAATCAAGCCAGCAAAGCTAAATCGAGTATCGTCCGTATCAAAAAGACTAAGGCTAAACAAAAATCGAAG GCACATTTCAAGATCTTCAATAGTGACACAGAGGACTCTGGAAAAGAGGACGAGGTTCTTGAAAAATGGCAAAATCAACGGGGACCAAGGAACCTTGATAAAACGGGTGCAAAGAAGCCAGTCGCCGGTAAGAGCGCTATATCTGCAGCCTTGGTAAC TACAGAAGGGTCCATAACTTCCCTGGCAGACGAGCAAATGAAAG GATTGTTTCTGTCTAAGCCAGACCCACCACAAGCGAAACGGCGCTCCCCTCGCttgcaagaagaacagagaaTTGACTTCAACTAG